A single window of Loxodonta africana isolate mLoxAfr1 chromosome 10, mLoxAfr1.hap2, whole genome shotgun sequence DNA harbors:
- the LOC100653718 gene encoding olfactory receptor 4S2-like, with the protein MFKKYEEFPLLYLASLKYFHNIVPVKLYHAYNGLNMFTLAENQSHSTSPTWVPMEVVNNVTEFIFLGLSQDPGMQLMFFALFLLFYFMIMAGNLLILLTVFSDPRLHTPMYFFLSNLSFVDVAYSSATAPKMIADFISEKKTISYWGCVTQMFTFHFFGCAEIFVLTVMAFDRYAAICKPLHYTTIMSANVCSVLASLSWLGALGHSFVQTFLTFQLPFCNAQVIDHYFCDVHPVLKLACADTTLVNMLVIANSGLISLGCFLILLASYTGILFSLRKQSAESRRKALSTCGSHLTVVTFFFVPCIFIYLRPSTTFPLDKAVSVFYTTITPMLNPLIYTLRNGDVKNAMKWLWNRKISLKEKQKG; encoded by the coding sequence ATGTTCAAGAAATATGAAGAATTTCCTCTTCTATATTTAGCATCACTTAAGTATTTTCATAACATTGTTCCTGTTAAGCTTTACCATGCTTATAATGGTTTAAACATGTTTACTTTGGCAGAGAACCAGAGCCATTCCACTAGTCCTACCTGGGTCCCCATGGAAGTAGTTAACAATGTCACTGAGTTTATATTCCTGGGACTGTCCCAAGATCCTGGAATGCAACTCATGTTCTTTGCCCTATTCCTCCTCTTCTACTTCATGATCATGGCGGGAAACCTGCTCATCTTGCTTACTGTCTTTTCTGACCCCCGGCTCCACACaccaatgtatttcttcctcagtAACCTGTCCTTTGTGGATGTTGCCTACTCCTCAGCCACAGCACCCAAGATGATTGCAGACTTCATTTCTGAGAAAAAGACAATTTCCTACTGGGGCTGTGTAACTCAGATGTTTACCTTCCACTTTTTTGGTTGTGCTGAGATTTTTGTTTTGACTGTTATGGCTTTTGACCGCTACGCCGCCATCTGCAAACCTCTCCATTATACTACCATCATGAGTGCCAATGTTTGTTCTGTGCTAGCATCACTGTCCTGGTTGGGAGCCCTGGGCCATTCCTTTGTTCAGACCTTCCTGACCTTTCAGCTGCCCTTCTGTAATGCTCAAGTCATTGATCACTACTTTTGTGATGTCCACCCAGTCCTAAAACTTGCCTGTGCTGATACAACCCTGGTAAACATGTTGGTGATTGCCAATAGTGGTCTCATCTCCCTGGGTTGTTTCCTCATTCTTTTGGCCTCCTACACAGGCATTTTATTTAGTCTTCGGAAGCAGTCTGCAGAGAGCCGGCGCAAGGCTCTCTCTACCTGTGGATCTCATCTGACTGTAGTGACTTTCTTCTTTGTCCCTTGTATCTTTATTTATCTCCGTCCATCCACTACCTTCCCACTAGATAAGGCTGTGTCTGTGTTCTATACTACCATCACCCCCATGCTAAATCCACTCATCTATACTCTGAGAAATGGGGATGTAAAGAATGCCATGAAGTGGCTATGGAATCGGAAGATCTCCTTAAAGGAAAAACAGAAGGGATAG